One Glycine max cultivar Williams 82 chromosome 3, Glycine_max_v4.0, whole genome shotgun sequence DNA window includes the following coding sequences:
- the LOC100306338 gene encoding uncharacterized protein LOC100306338 isoform 2 (isoform 2 is encoded by transcript variant 2), with the protein MEGNKQKGTSSSFTSELFGSKESRPSSSSGIFGSIFSPPSSKVLGRESLRSELSGKIANETWSSKICIQDNFSKGNGSEAQNAVNKDMSSIYQDQRVQPCHLSSSIYYGGQDIYSSPQSTQNEGFNSMHRNVDGEDGSEFASRGDWWQGGLYY; encoded by the exons ATGGAAGGgaataagcaaaagggtacttcttcttcattcacctCTGAGCTCTTTGGGTCCAAAGAGTCTCGtccctcttcttcttctggGATTTTTGGCTCCATTTTTTCTCCTCCATCGTCTAAG GTGTTAGGGAGAGAGTCTCTGCGCTCTGAATTGAGTGGCAAAATTGCCAATGAAACCTGGAGCTCCAAAATTTGTATTCAAG ATAACTTCTCCAAGGGTAATGGTAGCGAGGCTCAGAATGCTGTGAACAAGGATATGAGTTCCATCTATCAGGATCAAAGAGTCCAACCATGTCACCTTAGTTCATCAATTTATTATGGTGGTCAGGACATCTATTCTAGTCCTCAGAGTACACAGAATGAGGGATTCAACTCTATG CACAGGAATGTTGATGGAGAAGATGGTTCAGAATTTGCTTCAAGAGGAGACTGGTGGCAAG GGGGTCTCTATTATTAA
- the LOC100306338 gene encoding uncharacterized protein LOC100306338 isoform 1 (isoform 1 is encoded by transcript variant 1) translates to MEGNKQKGTSSSFTSELFGSKESRPSSSSGIFGSIFSPPSSKVLGRESLRSELSGKIANETWSSKICIQDNFSKGNGSEAQNAVNKDMSSIYQDQRVQPCHLSSSIYYGGQDIYSSPQSTQNEGFNSMQHRNVDGEDGSEFASRGDWWQGGLYY, encoded by the exons ATGGAAGGgaataagcaaaagggtacttcttcttcattcacctCTGAGCTCTTTGGGTCCAAAGAGTCTCGtccctcttcttcttctggGATTTTTGGCTCCATTTTTTCTCCTCCATCGTCTAAG GTGTTAGGGAGAGAGTCTCTGCGCTCTGAATTGAGTGGCAAAATTGCCAATGAAACCTGGAGCTCCAAAATTTGTATTCAAG ATAACTTCTCCAAGGGTAATGGTAGCGAGGCTCAGAATGCTGTGAACAAGGATATGAGTTCCATCTATCAGGATCAAAGAGTCCAACCATGTCACCTTAGTTCATCAATTTATTATGGTGGTCAGGACATCTATTCTAGTCCTCAGAGTACACAGAATGAGGGATTCAACTCTATG cagCACAGGAATGTTGATGGAGAAGATGGTTCAGAATTTGCTTCAAGAGGAGACTGGTGGCAAG GGGGTCTCTATTATTAA